A DNA window from Rhineura floridana isolate rRhiFlo1 chromosome 11, rRhiFlo1.hap2, whole genome shotgun sequence contains the following coding sequences:
- the LOC133367972 gene encoding olfactory receptor 2AP1-like: protein MEESERENQTHVTEFILLGFRDLKNLQVLLFLGFLVIYISTMAGNLLIVVLVISDQHLHTPMYFFLGNLSCLEICYSSTLIPILLTTLLRDGKVISFSSCFLQLFFFGYCLGAECYLLSVMSYDRYLAIRKPLHYTTIMNPRKCIQLAAVSWTNGFIGISIIMAAMLQLTFCGPNKIDHYFCDSVPLKQLSCSDTDLVEHINLTLLFIYTMPPFVLTLASYICILKAILKIPSTSGRQKAFSTCSSHLIVVSTYYGSLTAVYLLPKSSSMNKVFSLLYTVLPPLVNPLIYSLRNKEVKRALRKAKNKVANFRIFQNMLANLVSIKDR, encoded by the coding sequence ATGGAAGAATCTGAAAGAGAAAATCAAACTCATGTCACTGAGTTCATCCTCCTGGGATTCCGAGATCTGAAGAATCTCCAGGTCCTTCTCTTTCTGGGATTCCTTGTGATCTATATTTCAACCATGGCAGGAAATCTTTTAATTGTTGTGCTTGTGATCAGCGATCAGCATCTTCACACCCCCATGTACTTTTTCCTTGGCAACCTATCTTGCTTAGAGATCTGCTACAGCTCAACCCTCATCCCTATATTGCTGACCACTCTTCTGAGAGATGGAAAGGTCATTTCATTCAGCAGCTGCTTCCTGCAGTTATTTTTCTTTGGCTACTGTTTGGGTGCAGAGTGTTATTTGCTCTCTGTGATGTCCTATGACAGGTATTTAGCTATACGCAAACCATTACATTATACCACAATTATGAACCCCAGGAAGTGTATACAGTTAGCAGCTGTGTCCTGGACAAATGGCTTCATAGGTATTTCCATAATCATGGCCGCAATGCTACAGCTAACATTCTGTGGCCCCAATAAAATTGATCATTATTTCTGTGATTCTGTTCCACTTAAACAACTTTCCTGCAGTGACACAGATTTGGTAGAACATATTAATTTAACTTTGTTGTTTATATACACAATGCCTCCATTTGTACTGACCCTGGCATCCTACATATGCATTCTAAAGGCCATCCTCAAAATCCCATCCACCTCGGGAAGGCAAAAGGCCTTCTCCACATGTTCTTCTCATCTCATTGTTGTTTCAACTTACTATGGGTCTTTAACAGCCGTGTATCTCTTACCAAAATCCTCTTCAATGAACAAAGTTTTTTCTCTGTTGTATACGGTCCTTCCCCCTCTAGTAAACCCCCTTATATATAGCCTGAGAAACAAGGAGGTGAAGAGAGCCCTGAGAAAGGCAAAAAATAAAGTAGCAAATTTCAGAATATTTCAAAATATGCTAGCTAATTTGGTTAGCATTAAAGACAGGTAG